A genomic region of Antennarius striatus isolate MH-2024 chromosome 2, ASM4005453v1, whole genome shotgun sequence contains the following coding sequences:
- the LOC137601691 gene encoding transcription factor HES-5-like, producing the protein MAPRCTNSSVLQRSSKGGIRLRKPVVEKMRRDRINSCIEQLRIILEKEFHKQEPNSKLEKADILEMTVSFLRQQLQPGLGHNDFNQDYPPRWRDSVHFLSAASKADVFEAPLQGIQLQQQQLHQAQRASNSPVCSTLKATALQDSSSGGTVWRPW; encoded by the exons ATGGCTCCCCGCTGCACCAACTCCTCTGTTCTACAGCGGAGCTCAAAGGGAGGTATCAGA CTGAGGAAACCTGTCGTGGAGAAAATGCGCAGAGATCGCATCAACAGCTGCATCGAACAGCTCAGGATCATTCTGGAGAAGGAGTTCCACAAGCAGGAGCCCAACTCCAAGCTGGAGAAAGCTGATATCCTGGAGATGACCGTGAGCTTCCTGAGACAGCAGCTGCAGCCAGGCCTCGGCCACAATGATTTCAACCAAGACTACCCTCCCCGCTGGAGGGACTCTgtgcacttcctgtctgcagcatcCAAAGCTGACGTGTTTGAGGCTCCTCTGCAGGGcatccagctgcagcagcagcagctccatcagGCCCAGAGAGCCAGCAACTCCCCAGTCTGCTCCACCCTCAAGGCCACCGCCCTGCAGGACAGCAGCAGCGGAGGCACTGTGTGGAGGCCCTGGTAG
- the her12 gene encoding hairy-related 12 — translation MAPCSNYSVQHIRVSERDSIRLRKPVVEKMRRDRINSCIEQLKIILEKEFHKQEPNSKLEKADILEMTVSFLRQQLQPGLGHNDFNQDYPPCWRDSVHFLSAASKAEVSVAPLQGIQLQEQQLHQAQRASNSSPACSTLKATALQDSSSGGTVWRPW, via the exons ATGGCACCTTGCTCCAACTACTCTGTTCAGCACATCCGAGTCTCAGAGAGAGACAGTATCAGA CTGAGGAAACCTGTCGTGGAGAAAATGCGCAGAGATCGCATCAACAGCTGCATCGAACAGCTCAAGATCATTCTGGAGAAGGAGTTCCACAAGCAGGAGCCCAACTCCAAGCTGGAGAAAGCTGATATCCTGGAGATGACCGTGAGCTTCCTGAGACAGCAGCTGCAGCCAGGCCTCGGCCACAATGATTTCAACCAAGACTACCCTCCCTGCTGGAGGGACTCTgtgcacttcctgtctgcagcatcCAAAGCTGAGGTGTCTGTGGCTCCGCTGCAGGGCATCcagctgcaggagcagcagctccatcagGCCCAGAGAGCCAGCAACTCCTCCCCAGCCTGCTCCACCCTCAAGGCCACCGCCCTGCAGGACAGCAGCAGCGGAGGCACTGTGTGGAGGCCCTGgtag